One Cydia pomonella isolate Wapato2018A chromosome 14, ilCydPomo1, whole genome shotgun sequence DNA segment encodes these proteins:
- the LOC133525130 gene encoding AN1-type zinc finger protein 2A, producing MEFPHLGRNCAFSTCNRLDFLPMKCGACLESFCSDHFAYTNHDCPEPTRDVQVPECPLCGAPVPGKRGERPDVAVSEHIDNQCQSDPAKERRKKVYTNRCAYKGCKTKEMIPVVCSECTLNYCLKHRHTTDHACEGPLAAKRKRAAEAAMVRLQSGQTNKMQFQTPIASNPGRARVATLQDVQAVQGNMSEDEALARALSLSLQSSSLGGGDAAVARALARRVGGEQNSRCTVC from the exons atggAGTTTCCACACCTAGGACGGAATTGTGCTTTTAGCACCTGTAATAGACTAG ATTTTCTGCCCATGAAATGTGGAGCTTGTCTAGAATCATTCTG ctCAGACCACTTTGCCTACACAAACCATGATTGCCCTGAACCGACAAGAGATGTCCAAGTACCTGAATGTCCACTCTGCGGGGCCCCAGTGCCGGGGAAGCGTGGGGAGCGACCAGATGTGGCCGTTAGCGAACATATAGACAACCAATGCCAATCTGACCCGGCTAAAGAAAGGAGAAAAAAG GTGTACACAAACCGTTGCGCCTACAAAGGTTGTAAGACGAAAGAAATGATACCAGTAGTTTGCAGCGAGTGTACTTTAAATTACTGCTTGAAGCATCGACATACTACGGACCACGCCTGCGAGGGGCCGTTGGCGGCTAAGAGAAAACGTGCAGC tGAGGCAGCCATGGTGAGGCTTCAAAGTGGACAAACGAATAAGATGCAGTTCCAAACACCCATAGCGAGCAACCCGGGCCGGGCTCGCGTCGCCACTCTACAAGACGTGCAGGCGGTGCAGGGAAATATG TCGGAAGACGAAGCCCTAGCGCGTGCGCTGTCTCTGTCTCTCCAGAGCTCCTCGCTGGGCGGCGGCGACGCGGCCGTCGCGCGCGCGCTCGCCCGCCGCGTCGGAGGTGAGCAGAACTCGCGCTGTACCGTCTGTTAG